The sequence TGATAATATGTTCTACTGCACAGCTTAATATGATTTCAGCCCCCTTTGCTTGGATGAGGCTTCTCAAGACTCCAATGGGATTAATTTCTCTGGAGTTTTCTGGGACTGAGccatttcctttggtttggCCTCCAGCCCAAAcaagcagcacctgcagggctCTCACACGGCCATGACCATCGGCCAGGGACAGGCCTCAGGCTACTGAAGGACAAGGTTGTGGAGGCTGCCCTGCTTCAGCTCCGAGCCAAGCCTGGCCCATGGCATTGGCACACACCTGACTTGTGGCTTTATAAACACAGCCCTCCCGCTGGGACTGTCCCCTCAGAGCTGCCCTCACCATGGCTCGCTGGCACATCCTGGCCTTGGCCCTGTGCTCCTACCTCGGGGTAGCCTGGGCTGCCACCGTAAGTGCAAAGGCTGGCTTTGCACCCTAAACATGAAGGTTTTCCCCTCCTGCCGCTTGTCTTTGGGACTGTGGGGGAAttgctgctgcctctctgctcccaagggcacctgcaggacacctgcacagacacagctccAGTGGCACTGTGGGCTGTCCACGAGGCAccgagggcagggatggggagggtgggatgggaatgggtgACAATGTGGGAAGCCAGAGTTATGGAGGACAGAGCaatggattttcttttctcctcctgtAGCTGGGTGTGGTGCTCACCGAGGGAGGATTTGTGGAAGGTGAGAGCAAGAAACTGGGACTCTTTGGGAGCTACGTTGACATCTTCAGAGGGATTCCCTTTGCTGCCCCTCCAAAGACTCTGGAAGACCCCCAGCCTCATCCTGGCTGGGATGGTAAGGTCCAACTTCTGAATGCTTTTGGTTTGGAgtcttattttcttcttctcttttagTCTGTTTTTCTCAAGCTAAAGATGTTCTTGGCTGCTTTCACCTACTAATCATGGCcaagaaaaatctctttgtgTCCTGAAGGGTCTGAGAGTCTGTGTCTAAATGTTCTCAAGATACTCAAGTAACCCTGGGAAGTAACAAAACTCAGGCATCACACTTGCACCTTGCCTTCCCCATGCCTTGGCTGTCCACAGCTTGTTCAAAAGGGAAAGTCTCCCAGTTTGTCACTCCCTCATACCAGGCACAGTGGCAGGAGAGGCTTTGCTGCCACTGCACTGCACTCAGAGGGGAAAGGATGGATGAGCAGACACCTTGCAATCAGAAAATGGAGCTGATGCCGTGGTGTTCCCTCTTTCCTTTCAGGAACTCTGAAGGCAAAAGAATTCAAAAAACGTTGCATGCAGGTGAAGCTGACACAGAATAATGTCCGTGGGAGCGAGGACTGTCTCTACCTGAACATCTGGGTCCCTCAAGGGAGAAAAGAGGGTACGAGCTTGGCAGGGACCTGGATGGACTTTCCCACCTGCCTTGTGTGCACAGCTTGTGCCGGAGCCTCTCTCAGCAGTTCTGCTCCATAGTGGGCAGGTGCTGAGCAGGGATTTTCAGGGGCAAGGGTGGGAACTGTCTCAGACAATGTCCCACCTCACCTTCACCCCACTGGGAGGGTCAGCCTCTTGAGCAGAGCATCAAGAGCAAATGCTCCTGCAGAGCATCAAgtcagctcctgcccagggcaggtggAGCAATGCTCAAGGAGGGGGTGAGGGATGGAGGGGCAGCACCTCCCAGCTCAGTGGAGCTCACTCTGCCCCTGTTCCTCTCCTCCCAGTCTCCACCAAGCTGCCTGTGATGGTTTATATCTACGGCGGTGCCTTTCTCCTTGGAGGAAGCCAGGGAGCCAATTTCCTGGACAACTACCTGTACGATGGGGAGGAGATCGCCGTGCGGGGCAACGTCATCGTGGTGACCATCAACTACCGCGTGGGGCCGCTGGGCTTCCTGAGCACCGGGGACGCGAACCTGCCAGGTAGCCCGGCCGATCCCGCCCTGGGGCTCTGTCCCGAGCGCTCAGCTTGACAGCTCGGCTGTGCCCCTGCTCACTGCCGGCTGATCTCTGTCCCTCAGGGAACTACGGGCTCAAGGACCAGCACATGGCCATTGCCTGGGTGAAGAGGAACATCAAGGCCTTTGGGGGTGACCCGGACAACATCACCATCTTTGGCGAGTCAGCCGGTGCTGCCAGTGTCTCCCTGCAGGTGAATGCTCCTCCTTGGTCCTGATCAGAGCCCCTGCCCTGTCAGTGGGAGAGAGGGACCCCTTGGCACTCACCTGCTTTCCTCCCCACCTGCTGCCTCATTACCGTCCTGCCCTGGCCAGCACAGCAATGCTCAGCCTCAGTGCTCTGtagctgctcctcctccttcagctTCAGCAGTCCCACCAGTGCAGCCACATGTCCTGTGAAGAGACAGCCTTTACTTTCCATGTCCCACTCCTCTGCTCCTCTTCTCAACATCTCACTTTTTACTTTAACTCCTGAGACTCTTGAACCCCTCATAACCTGGAAGCTTCCCTGGGATTGGTGCAAGACCCACAAGGCCATTCACCTGTTTTGTCAGGCCATGGTCTCCTCAAGAGTTTGTACCCAAACCCCTCTTGTTTGTGCTTTGCCCCCCAGACACTGTCCCCAAAGAACAAGGGCCTGTTCAAGAGAGCCATCAGCCAGAGCGGTGttgggctctgcagctgggccatccagagggacccgCTCGTCTGGGCCAAAAAGGTAACGTGCAAAGTCATGCCTACAAagctataaaaagaaaaaaaaaaaacaatttcctAGAGGAGAGCCTGGCTAGGATGGGATTGGGCAGGAGCTTTGCCCAACAGTGCTGTGGAAAGCTGCTGCTTTGAGATTAAAACCAACCCACAGTTCTGCCTCTGTAAAAATAACCCCTGCCTTTGGGAGCTAATTCTAGGATGTTTCTCTCTTCTGCCACAGCTTGGAGAAAAGGTGGGCTGCTCCACAGACAACACCACCGTCTTGGCCAACTGCCTGCGCCACGCTGATCCCAAGGAGTTGACCCTGTCCTACCACCTGCAGCTCACCCACCTGCCCAGTAAGCGCCCCAGCCTATGATGTGGTCCCTCAACCATCCTGAGCTCCCCAAGCTCTTGGCAGGACTCTGGAGCAACTGCCAGGAGTGTCGAGGTGGTGCTTGTGCCCTTCAGAAAAGGGACATTAATGAGAGCTCTTGCAGCTTTCTGTGGGCAGATGCACACTGCACCTGATGAACACTGCCCACCGTGCAatggcagcagtggcagaggGATTATCCAATGGCACTGCCTTGTCCTCACAACAACTGTTTGGGCTTCCTGTTCTGTGGAAGCAGCAAGAGCAATCCCAAAAAACAGCTTGTAAACAAACAAACGAACAAAAAAGATCATACCCCTGCTATTTCTATTTGAGTCGCTGGGTGGAGTGCAGGAACGCTGCTGCTTTTGTGCCTGTGGGGATTCCTTTCCCAAGAAGATTCTCCTGGAGCTTCTGGTCACAAACCACAGCGTTTATCCAGGGAGTGGCCAAAACACTGCCGTTCAACTGCATACTCTGGTCTGGCTGTCCTGACACTCAGACAGCTTGGCCAGGTGGGATGAGAAGTCCAGCTCTTTCCTATCTTTGGCTGGGTTTTTGGGAAGGGATTTGAAGAAGGAGAGGATATGTGGATGTTACCAGGTGCTGTTTGCCTGGCAGATCTCTTGCTCTTCTCCTTCAACCATAGTCATGAGATTTACCCTGCATCTGGGTGACCTCCTGTTCATGCTGAAGTCACTGCTCAAGCTGTCATCCACTTGGGCCTGTTCTTTACTGAGCTCTTTGGGTCATGGGATATGCCAGAGCACACAACTGTGTTTCCTCACCTCCTAACAGACCCCACTCTTGTCTCTTGCAGTGCCCATGGTGCACACCCTCGCCCTTGCTCCAGTCGTGGATGGGGATTTCCTCCCAGACGTGCCACAGAAGCTCTTTGCCAACGCTGCTGACATCGACTACCTGGCCGGGGTCAATAACATGGACGGGCACATCTTTGCTGGGATAGATTTACCCGCCATCAACCGCCCGCTGGTGAAGGTCACTGCGTGAGTGAGATGCCCTCAGAACCCTCAGAGGAGACATCTGCTCTTCAGTGTAGCTCCCAAACCCCACGGAGTCAGACCTGAGTGGACAGGGCACAACCTTCCACACAGGATGTCACTTCAAGCCTGGGTGCCCAGGCCTTTTGTTGCCAAGTCCAGAGCCTTCAAGAGAAAGGACCAGGCAAGACCTGGTCCTACCTGAAGCTGCTGGTCAGTAATTAATGAATATCATTTGTCTTTTCAGTGACCAGGTGTACAATTTGGTCAAAGGCCTCACTGTGGACAGGGGCGAGGCTGGAGCCAACGCCACCTACAACATctacacacagagctggggtgaCAAACCCGAGCAGGAGGTCGTGAAGAAGACGGTGGTGGATCTGATCACTGACTACATCTTCCTGATTCCCACACAGGTGGCACTGGACCTGCACCTGCAGAATGCCAagtgagcagctcagccctgggttGTTGCATATGCAGGAGGGTTAGGTTGAGAATTGGAAATGGAAGTTAAAATTGGACTTAGGATGTTTTCTCTTGAAACCACCCCATGTGAGGTGATGCATGTGAGCATCTTCCAATTCTGAACCTGTGGCCCTGACGCTATTTGGAGTGTTGGTTGGGATTTGCAGccctttttctgctttctcccTGCTCAAAGCCAGTCTCTTTGATTTCCCAGGAGTGGCAAGACCTACAGCTATTTGTTCTCGGAGCCGTCCCGCATGCCCATCTACCCCCGCTGGGTTGGGGCAGATCATATGGATGACCTGCAGTACGTGTTTGGGAAGCCCTTTGCCACCCCCCTGGGCTACTGGCCCAAGCACAGGACTGTCTCAAAGACCATGATCGCTTACTGGACCAATTTTGCCAGGACGGGGTGAGTGATCTCCTTTCCACATTTGGGCTTGATGCAGCCCTTCAGGCTGCTGGTCTTGTCCAAGAAGTTTTCAGGATCATTCCCAAAATCAGAGTGCTCCATGTCTGTATTTCTTATTCCTGAATCCTGATGTTCATACAGAAGTTAAGTCCCTGTGTGAAGCTGGGATGATGCCagtggggatggagggaggagACTGCAGGTCATCCACTCATTTCTGGCAGGCAGAATTCCTGTTTCTTCTCCCACTGTTTGattctctcttttcctctcaCTTAAAGCCTGACTTGAGCAGACAGGGTTCCTACCAAAATCTGCAAAACTGAGCTTCTGTGTCTCCTTTTATTCCCAGTGATCCCAACAAAGGGCATTCAGACGTGCCCGTTTCCTGGCCAGCCTACACCAACAATGGCAAGTT is a genomic window of Passer domesticus isolate bPasDom1 chromosome 18, bPasDom1.hap1, whole genome shotgun sequence containing:
- the LOC135283329 gene encoding bile salt-activated lipase-like, whose product is MARWHILALALCSYLGVAWAATLGVVLTEGGFVEGESKKLGLFGSYVDIFRGIPFAAPPKTLEDPQPHPGWDGTLKAKEFKKRCMQVKLTQNNVRGSEDCLYLNIWVPQGRKEVSTKLPVMVYIYGGAFLLGGSQGANFLDNYLYDGEEIAVRGNVIVVTINYRVGPLGFLSTGDANLPGNYGLKDQHMAIAWVKRNIKAFGGDPDNITIFGESAGAASVSLQTLSPKNKGLFKRAISQSGVGLCSWAIQRDPLVWAKKLGEKVGCSTDNTTVLANCLRHADPKELTLSYHLQLTHLPMPMVHTLALAPVVDGDFLPDVPQKLFANAADIDYLAGVNNMDGHIFAGIDLPAINRPLVKVTADQVYNLVKGLTVDRGEAGANATYNIYTQSWGDKPEQEVVKKTVVDLITDYIFLIPTQVALDLHLQNAKSGKTYSYLFSEPSRMPIYPRWVGADHMDDLQYVFGKPFATPLGYWPKHRTVSKTMIAYWTNFARTGDPNKGHSDVPVSWPAYTNNGKFYLDINHKMSKSSVKQDLRSRFVTFWNSVYLKLPQVADISQSELMF